CCCACTAGCAAATCCCAAATATTTACCACTCCCACTGACGGTCAAACCTCGGTAGAAGTCCACGTTCTTCAAGGAGAACGGGCAATGGCAAAAAATAATAAAAGTCTGGGTAGATTGATTTTAAGCGGTATTCCCCCCGCCCCGCGAGGTGTGCCGCAAATAGAAGTATCCTTTGAAATCGATGTCAATGGAATTTTAAGAGTATTAGCTCAAGATAAAGGCACCGGAAAAGAGCAAAGTATCTCGATTACCAATACAGGGGGACTAGATACAGGTGAAGTTGAAAGAATGCGCCGGGAAGCCGAAGATTATGCGGAAGAAGATAGGCGACGGTTGCAGATGATAGAATTGAGAAACCAGGGAGAAAATCTGCTCTATAGCTACAGTTCTATGCTGAAAGATACTCCTGAGTTGATTAATGAGTCGATTAAGAATTTACTAGATGACAAAGCTGGTAAACTTGAACATCTCATGCATCAAGAAACGGTAGCGATCGCCGAGCTAAAAACGGCTGTAGATGGTTTTCGGCAGACCCTATTCACCGCAGGTGCTGATGTTTATCAACAACAAGCCCAACGGAACTCAAATCCTGGTAGTTGGGATGACTTTGTTAATACTTCAACCGCAACTAAAGTCAATAAATCATCCTCAACTAGACAAACTACCTTAAATGAACACTTAGATGACGAAACCTTGACCGCCGACTACGAAGCTTTAGACTCTTGACTCCTGTACTGTACAGACGCGATATATTGCGTCTCCCTGTCAACTAATCAATAACCAATTTATGGCGCGCGACTACTACGAAACACTGGGTATATCTCGTGACGTTGATAAAGAAGAAATCAAACGTGCATATCGCCGTTTGGCACGAAAATATCATCCCGACGTCAATAAAGAACCAGGAGCCGAAGAACGCTTTAAAGAGATCAATCGCGCCTACGAAGTCTTATCTGAACCAGAAATGCGGGCACGCTACGATCGCTTTGGAGAAGCTGGTGTCTCTTCTGGTGCTGGTGCGGGGATGCCAGATATGGGCGATTTTAGTGGTTTTGCCGCAGATATATTTGAAAGCTTTTTTGGCGGCATGGGTGGTTTTGGCGGTCAGCAAGCGACCAGAAGACGCACAGGCCCCGTTAGAGGTCAAGATCTACGGCTGGATCTCAAAATAGACTTTCGAGAAGCTGTATTTGGCGCAGAAAAAGAAATTCGCATCCCTCACCTAGAAAACTGTACTACCTGTAATGGTTCTGGAGCCAAGCCAGGAACAGGTTCTAAAACCTGTGG
This DNA window, taken from Merismopedia glauca CCAP 1448/3, encodes the following:
- a CDS encoding DnaJ domain-containing protein, whose product is MARDYYETLGISRDVDKEEIKRAYRRLARKYHPDVNKEPGAEERFKEINRAYEVLSEPEMRARYDRFGEAGVSSGAGAGMPDMGDFSGFAADIFESFFGGMGGFGGQQATRRRTGPVRGQDLRLDLKIDFREAVFGAEKEIRIPHLENCTTCNGSGAKPGTGSKTCGTCSGAGQVRRNTRTPFGNFTQVSVCPTCNGEGQVIEHKCESCGGLGRKQETKKLKISIPAGVDSGNTLRVSKEGDAGQKG